One genomic window of Maribacter aquivivus includes the following:
- a CDS encoding DUF4145 domain-containing protein translates to MAEHVNPELGKEAFNCPLCGAFAKQEWSYGYGYDMYSAQIRGDKKWTGDVEGFLFSKCTHCNNHSIWHEEKNILVYPKQTTRNFDLTEIPEILSSDYEEACLVLSDSPKASAALSRRCLQSVLREQGFSHKSLAQEIQDAIDSNKLPSHITDSLDAIRNIGNFAAHPMKDTNSGAVVEVEPGEADWNLDVIESLFDFFYIQPAKMKARKVALNEKLKSIGKPEMK, encoded by the coding sequence ATGGCTGAACATGTAAACCCTGAATTAGGAAAAGAAGCTTTTAACTGTCCGCTATGTGGAGCATTTGCAAAACAAGAATGGAGCTACGGATACGGATACGATATGTATTCGGCTCAAATTAGAGGAGATAAGAAATGGACTGGAGATGTTGAAGGATTTCTTTTTTCGAAATGCACACATTGTAATAATCACTCTATATGGCATGAAGAAAAGAATATTTTAGTCTATCCAAAACAAACAACTCGGAATTTTGATTTAACTGAAATTCCAGAAATTTTATCAAGTGACTATGAAGAAGCATGTTTAGTTTTAAGTGATAGCCCAAAAGCAAGTGCAGCCTTAAGTCGTAGATGCTTACAGAGTGTTTTAAGAGAACAAGGTTTCAGTCATAAAAGTTTGGCGCAAGAGATACAGGATGCGATTGATAGTAATAAATTACCATCTCACATAACTGACTCATTAGATGCAATTAGGAATATAGGAAATTTTGCAGCTCATCCAATGAAGGACACTAATTCAGGAGCTGTAGTAGAAGTTGAACCAGGAGAAGCTGATTGGAATTTAGATGTAATTGAATCATTATTTGATTTTTTCTATATCCAACCTGCTAAAATGAAAGCCAGAAAAGTTGCACTGAATGAAAAACTGAAATCGATCGGAAAACCAGAAATGAAATAA
- a CDS encoding polysaccharide deacetylase family protein codes for MNTKCKLCKTNDLEDVGSHIFTESIIRTALNEDGFTKRADKELMFEISVNKVGLDFFGSAIQPEKIEEITGKPVTDEQIAGNENEIINKKLVCRDCEKRFNPIETAFVQDIYSKIVKKSNEELKKDTCNYIVFEDKKLIALQFVIINVWRASASNYDNWKLTDEQEEYLRSFIDKTLIGDLNSINDKTKEFADEITDFDFALNYFIQDEERLSDNGLLIDNSVNPYFILLNRLSIIFDFKKISSDEIPEFLTSIIEDNVACIISSQLENELRIGINSDKQRKLLFHRIAMHQLNQIITKCNETFYELHRKFLGFYPPQSSTAYYVKTMENYVAERKGKINIEEMMQLIIKVVSDCGRSYF; via the coding sequence ATGAACACGAAATGCAAACTTTGTAAGACGAATGATTTAGAAGACGTAGGTTCTCATATATTCACGGAGAGTATTATACGAACTGCGTTAAATGAAGATGGATTTACGAAACGAGCTGATAAAGAACTTATGTTTGAAATATCAGTGAATAAAGTTGGTTTAGACTTCTTTGGTTCTGCAATACAGCCAGAAAAAATTGAGGAAATAACAGGAAAACCTGTCACGGACGAACAAATTGCAGGAAACGAAAATGAAATAATAAACAAAAAGTTAGTCTGTAGAGACTGTGAAAAAAGGTTTAACCCAATAGAGACAGCTTTCGTTCAAGATATTTATTCAAAAATTGTCAAAAAGAGTAATGAAGAACTCAAAAAAGATACTTGTAATTATATCGTATTTGAAGATAAAAAACTTATTGCTCTACAATTTGTAATAATTAATGTGTGGAGAGCTTCTGCTTCAAATTACGACAATTGGAAACTAACTGATGAACAAGAGGAATATTTGAGAAGTTTTATCGACAAAACTTTAATCGGAGATTTAAATTCGATTAATGATAAAACCAAAGAGTTTGCCGATGAGATTACCGATTTCGATTTTGCTCTTAACTATTTTATTCAAGATGAAGAACGTTTGTCAGATAATGGACTTTTAATTGATAATTCCGTAAATCCGTATTTTATTCTGTTAAATAGATTATCAATAATTTTTGATTTTAAGAAAATATCCAGCGATGAAATACCTGAATTCTTAACTTCAATAATTGAAGATAATGTTGCCTGCATTATTTCAAGCCAACTAGAGAATGAATTGAGAATTGGAATAAACTCTGATAAGCAAAGGAAATTATTATTTCATCGCATTGCAATGCATCAATTAAATCAAATTATTACAAAATGTAATGAAACATTTTATGAATTGCACCGCAAGTTTTTAGGATTTTACCCACCACAAAGTTCTACTGCTTACTATGTAAAAACAATGGAGAACTATGTTGCCGAAAGAAAGGGGAAAATTAACATCGAAGAAATGATGCAACTTATTATTAAAGTAGTTTCTGATTGCGGAAGAAGTTACTTTTAG
- a CDS encoding DUF4386 domain-containing protein: protein MKSTNTVGRIIGLLFLLIFVMGILVYQFLQGPILFSDDFLINATPNAPKLITSVLLGSLSGLFSIGIAAMLFPVFKKYSITLAVLYLAFSILDFVAISIDNTSVLAMLELSKEYMTTVEANANMLESMAPIYFQKHWWTHYLSLLTSCFSVFVLYFTFYRTNLIPRVLSGFGMLAVLLMFIEILASILGEGISMNMLLPMGLIQLILPLWLLVKGLNTKWLETNFGVARLKE from the coding sequence ATGAAATCGACCAACACTGTAGGTAGGATAATAGGATTACTATTTCTACTCATTTTTGTCATGGGTATTCTTGTGTATCAATTTCTACAGGGACCCATTTTATTTTCAGATGACTTTTTAATTAATGCTACGCCAAATGCTCCAAAATTAATTACCTCCGTATTGCTTGGAAGTTTAAGTGGCCTATTCTCTATTGGTATTGCGGCAATGCTATTTCCTGTTTTTAAAAAATATAGCATTACACTAGCCGTGCTATACTTAGCATTTAGTATTCTAGATTTTGTTGCAATAAGTATAGATAATACCAGTGTTTTGGCTATGCTAGAGTTAAGTAAAGAATACATGACTACTGTGGAGGCTAACGCTAATATGCTTGAGTCAATGGCTCCCATATACTTTCAAAAACATTGGTGGACACATTATTTGAGTTTATTGACATCTTGCTTTTCTGTATTTGTTCTCTATTTCACATTTTACAGAACAAATTTGATACCTAGAGTACTTTCTGGCTTTGGTATGCTTGCCGTACTACTAATGTTTATTGAGATACTGGCTTCTATTTTAGGCGAAGGTATTAGTATGAATATGTTGTTACCAATGGGTTTAATTCAATTGATTTTACCGCTGTGGTTATTGGTAAAAGGGTTGAATACAAAATGGTTAGAAACTAACTTTGGCGTAGCACGTTTAAAAGAATAA
- a CDS encoding PhzF family phenazine biosynthesis protein produces MMDDQKKVTVQILNAFTENDQGGNPAGVVLHADALSHENKLAIAQKVGLSETAFVSRSKTADFKLDFYTPTKQIAHCGHATIAAFSYLKQLGLLKGNSSSKETIDGNRKIEIQGDLAFMEQLAPSYVDPSKDENEILKSIGLTKADLLPNAPIQVVNTGNSFLLIPVKDVKTLEAITPHFDAIENISEAYDLIGYYVFTTDAAAHEIDATTRMFAPRYGILEEAATGMAAGPLASYLFDVLQQKQTNFKIQQGKYMSPPSSSALEVQLRLENETITGLMAGGKGVVANELNIEI; encoded by the coding sequence ATGATGGATGATCAAAAAAAAGTAACCGTACAAATATTAAATGCCTTTACCGAGAATGATCAAGGCGGCAATCCTGCAGGTGTTGTTCTACATGCCGATGCCTTATCTCATGAAAATAAATTAGCCATAGCCCAAAAAGTGGGGCTCTCAGAAACCGCATTTGTATCTCGTTCCAAAACGGCAGATTTTAAATTAGATTTCTATACGCCAACAAAGCAAATAGCACATTGCGGACATGCCACCATTGCCGCTTTTTCATACCTGAAACAATTGGGGTTGTTAAAGGGTAATTCGTCATCAAAAGAGACCATAGACGGAAATAGAAAAATAGAAATACAGGGAGATTTGGCTTTTATGGAGCAATTGGCGCCCAGTTATGTAGACCCATCTAAAGATGAAAACGAAATTCTAAAATCAATAGGATTAACAAAAGCAGATTTGCTGCCAAACGCACCAATTCAAGTAGTCAATACCGGTAATTCTTTTCTATTGATTCCCGTGAAAGATGTAAAAACGCTAGAAGCTATTACCCCACATTTTGATGCCATAGAAAATATCAGTGAAGCATATGATTTAATAGGATATTACGTATTCACTACAGATGCTGCAGCACATGAAATAGATGCGACAACAAGAATGTTCGCGCCACGCTACGGTATTTTAGAAGAAGCAGCAACGGGTATGGCCGCAGGTCCTTTAGCTAGTTATTTGTTTGATGTCTTGCAGCAAAAGCAAACCAATTTTAAAATTCAGCAAGGTAAATATATGAGTCCGCCATCATCAAGTGCGCTTGAAGTACAGTTACGTTTAGAAAATGAAACAATAACCGGACTCATGGCTGGCGGAAAAGGAGTTGTAGCCAATGAATTGAACATAGAGATATAA
- a CDS encoding sigma-70 family RNA polymerase sigma factor: MKNEIHTIWLDLNEELYHFILGKIKDEQVAKDIHQEVFLKIQTKIHQLQHTSKLTSWVYQITRNTIIDHFRKPNSNTVSITDFDMPEEQSGDFDYSKLTNCINQKIEQLSAQHKEAIVLTTFQEYSQKELAKHLNISYSGTKSRVQKARDILKIQLLSCPNVASDQTGKLLDFDNNEE; the protein is encoded by the coding sequence ATGAAAAATGAAATACATACCATTTGGCTAGATCTCAATGAAGAATTGTATCATTTTATTTTAGGGAAGATCAAAGACGAGCAGGTAGCAAAAGACATTCATCAAGAGGTGTTCTTGAAAATACAGACCAAGATCCATCAGCTGCAACATACTTCTAAGTTAACCTCTTGGGTATATCAGATTACAAGAAATACCATAATCGACCATTTTCGCAAGCCAAATTCTAACACCGTTTCCATAACTGATTTTGATATGCCAGAAGAACAGTCGGGCGATTTTGACTATTCAAAATTGACCAATTGCATCAACCAGAAAATAGAACAGTTATCTGCCCAGCATAAAGAAGCTATTGTATTGACTACGTTTCAAGAATATTCTCAAAAAGAGTTGGCAAAGCACTTGAACATATCATATTCGGGTACAAAATCTAGAGTTCAAAAAGCTAGGGACATATTAAAAATACAGTTACTTAGTTGCCCAAATGTGGCGTCTGACCAAACAGGTAAATTGCTCGATTTTGATAATAATGAAGAATAG
- a CDS encoding serine hydrolase domain-containing protein: MIVKKISQLILFTLFVGTTYAQTNDSISKKLTNELNKIATDGSLVGFSVAIVNEEGTLYENGFGFADKKANIKYTENSLQNIGSISKTFIGVALLKAQELGKLNLDDDINDYLPFKVVHPKFKNTPITIRQLASHTSGIKDPAEYESKGYVLKEAENGDAKVNGNFRSPDEMMSLGDYLEAILSEDGKWYKKKTFSKYSPGGMFNYSNIGAGLAALVLEQATGESFPEFTQKHIFDPLEMTSSGWSFDTIDFSMHSKLYVDQDTELAFYKLVNYPDGGLITSSHDLAKYLSEIIKGYAGNGVILSAESYKVLFTPQLTDENHKDRSDSEYNDEYNMGVFMGMSTKGQIGHTGGDPSVVTHMFFNEKTKVGKLLLVNTELDKESVQDFIAIWRALIAHENEF; encoded by the coding sequence ATGATAGTAAAAAAAATCAGTCAACTAATTCTGTTTACATTATTTGTGGGTACAACCTACGCACAAACCAATGATTCCATTTCTAAAAAACTCACCAATGAGTTAAACAAAATTGCTACAGATGGCTCTTTAGTCGGTTTTTCGGTAGCCATCGTTAATGAAGAAGGCACCTTGTATGAAAACGGATTCGGATTTGCAGATAAAAAAGCAAACATAAAATACACCGAAAATTCGCTTCAAAATATAGGGTCCATTTCCAAAACCTTTATTGGCGTTGCATTGTTGAAAGCGCAGGAATTGGGTAAGCTAAATTTAGATGATGATATAAACGACTACCTACCTTTTAAAGTTGTGCATCCTAAATTTAAAAATACACCTATTACCATTCGTCAATTGGCAAGTCATACCTCAGGTATAAAAGACCCGGCAGAATATGAGAGCAAGGGTTATGTTCTTAAAGAGGCGGAAAACGGAGACGCCAAAGTAAACGGCAATTTCCGTAGTCCAGATGAAATGATGTCTTTGGGCGATTATCTTGAAGCCATTTTGAGTGAAGATGGTAAGTGGTATAAAAAGAAAACATTTTCGAAATATTCTCCAGGTGGTATGTTTAACTATTCTAATATTGGGGCAGGGTTGGCGGCACTGGTTCTGGAACAAGCAACGGGAGAATCATTTCCAGAATTTACCCAAAAACATATTTTTGACCCCTTAGAAATGACAAGTTCTGGATGGTCTTTTGATACCATAGATTTCTCTATGCATTCAAAATTATATGTTGATCAAGATACCGAACTGGCATTTTACAAATTGGTGAATTACCCAGATGGCGGACTGATTACTTCCTCCCACGATTTGGCGAAATACCTATCTGAAATTATAAAAGGCTATGCAGGTAATGGTGTTATTTTATCCGCAGAAAGCTATAAGGTCTTATTTACACCTCAGTTAACTGACGAAAACCATAAAGACCGGAGTGATAGTGAATATAATGACGAATACAATATGGGGGTTTTTATGGGCATGTCTACAAAAGGGCAAATTGGGCATACAGGAGGTGATCCAAGCGTAGTCACCCATATGTTTTTCAATGAAAAGACCAAGGTCGGAAAACTGTTATTGGTCAACACAGAATTAGATAAAGAAAGTGTACAAGATTTCATAGCTATTTGGCGGGCATTAATTGCTCATGAAAATGAGTTCTAA
- a CDS encoding universal stress protein — translation MMNILVPIGTSSNANQTLQYAVDFAQDFGAEIYVMEVFNVSGKTGTLANITQKVADNSKERLKEIVGTVDTKDVSIKIASFNGELKDGLKEIDKGIGIDLIILAPRSNDIKEENYLGQTSGAIIKRTNIPTLIVPKGTAYKSFKNILVAFKSGILKRKRILDPLIEMKNKHNANVNLLMVKTPGYSDDDLKINTALMDISSQLTFTENSTTYHGVLEHFQAKQPDLLCVFRRKRGFFKKLWEKSTISKSEFYAPVPVLVLSVKKD, via the coding sequence ATGATGAATATTCTTGTTCCGATCGGGACCTCCTCAAATGCGAATCAAACATTACAATATGCAGTAGATTTTGCACAAGACTTTGGTGCAGAAATATATGTAATGGAAGTTTTTAATGTCAGCGGAAAAACAGGAACGCTTGCCAATATAACACAAAAGGTAGCCGATAATTCAAAGGAAAGATTAAAGGAAATAGTCGGTACAGTAGATACAAAAGACGTCTCTATAAAAATAGCAAGTTTTAACGGTGAGCTAAAAGACGGACTAAAAGAAATTGATAAGGGTATTGGTATAGATTTAATTATACTGGCGCCTAGAAGTAATGATATTAAAGAAGAGAATTATTTAGGGCAAACTTCAGGAGCCATTATAAAAAGAACAAACATACCAACATTGATCGTACCAAAAGGAACAGCGTATAAGTCGTTTAAAAATATATTGGTTGCTTTTAAATCTGGTATTCTAAAAAGAAAGAGAATTCTTGATCCATTAATTGAGATGAAGAATAAGCACAACGCCAATGTAAATTTATTGATGGTGAAAACTCCCGGATATTCAGATGACGATTTAAAGATAAATACGGCATTGATGGACATTTCTTCGCAGTTGACCTTTACAGAAAACTCAACAACGTATCATGGCGTTTTAGAGCATTTTCAAGCAAAACAACCCGATTTATTGTGTGTTTTTAGAAGAAAACGTGGTTTTTTCAAGAAATTATGGGAAAAGAGTACCATTTCAAAATCAGAGTTTTATGCCCCTGTACCGGTATTGGTGCTTAGTGTAAAGAAAGATTAA
- a CDS encoding GNAT family N-acetyltransferase, whose amino-acid sequence MIAPAKISQIPKILKMTDACRIAMEANGIYQWTTDYPSKLAFENDIGRNELYVLQIDNEIVGCIVVSLLMDEEYTSVNWLTENVNNYYIHRLAVHPKYQSKGFAQRLMDFGESFARENNAVSVRLDTFSQNKRNQKFYEQRGYTKLGDIFFPKQSEHPFHCYELVL is encoded by the coding sequence ATGATAGCACCGGCAAAGATATCGCAAATACCCAAAATTCTTAAAATGACAGATGCTTGTAGAATTGCTATGGAAGCCAATGGTATTTACCAATGGACGACCGATTACCCTTCTAAACTGGCATTTGAAAATGACATAGGTCGCAATGAACTTTATGTGCTTCAAATTGATAACGAAATAGTAGGTTGTATTGTTGTTTCTCTTCTTATGGATGAAGAATACACTTCTGTAAACTGGCTAACAGAAAATGTAAACAACTACTATATTCATCGCCTAGCAGTGCACCCTAAATATCAAAGCAAAGGTTTTGCCCAACGTTTAATGGACTTCGGCGAAAGTTTTGCCAGAGAAAACAATGCCGTATCCGTTAGGTTAGATACCTTTAGCCAGAACAAAAGAAATCAGAAATTTTACGAGCAACGTGGTTATACCAAATTAGGAGATATCTTTTTTCCAAAACAAAGTGAACATCCTTTTCATTGCTACGAACTTGTACTATAG
- a CDS encoding MATE family efflux transporter has translation MKTSVNFKSINALAIPATIAGIAEPLLSITDTAIVGNIPVDGLESLAAAGIVGSFLSMLIWILGQTRSAISSIISQYLGAGKLEAVKTLPAQAIYLNIALSILVLLSTIFVVQEIFELLNAKGKILQYCISYYSIRVWGFPLTLFVFAVMGIFRGLQNTYWPMVIAITGAVLNVILDFAFVYGIEGFIPAMYLEGAAYASLLAQAIMAIMAFYLLLTKTDISLKLKLPVHQELGRLVVMSLNLFVRAIALNTALILAVREATALGDKYIGAHTIAINLWLFSAFFIDGYGAAGNIMGGRLLGERNYDGLWLLAKKITKYGLIVSLVIMALATIFYKPLGSLFSNEPLVLSAFYGIFYIIILGLPFNSTAFVLDGVFKGLGEMKYLRNTLLVATFLGFVPMLFLGKYLHWGLTGIWLAFTVWMFIRGGALVWKFRNKFKPLLQNP, from the coding sequence TTGAAAACTTCCGTTAACTTCAAATCTATAAATGCTTTAGCTATTCCCGCTACTATTGCCGGTATTGCCGAACCTTTATTGTCCATTACAGATACAGCCATTGTAGGGAACATTCCTGTTGACGGATTAGAGTCTCTTGCCGCAGCAGGTATTGTAGGTTCTTTTCTTTCTATGCTAATCTGGATTCTTGGGCAAACGCGTAGTGCTATATCTTCCATTATTTCACAGTACTTAGGTGCCGGTAAATTAGAAGCCGTTAAAACCCTGCCCGCGCAGGCTATTTACCTCAACATTGCTTTGAGTATTCTGGTTTTGCTATCTACCATTTTTGTTGTTCAAGAAATCTTTGAACTTTTAAATGCTAAAGGAAAAATATTGCAATACTGTATTAGTTACTACTCCATTCGAGTTTGGGGATTTCCATTAACCTTATTCGTTTTCGCGGTGATGGGTATTTTCCGCGGATTACAGAACACCTATTGGCCCATGGTCATTGCTATTACAGGAGCGGTCTTGAACGTTATTCTTGATTTTGCCTTTGTATATGGTATTGAAGGATTCATCCCTGCCATGTATTTAGAAGGTGCCGCCTATGCCAGTTTGTTGGCACAAGCGATAATGGCAATCATGGCATTCTATTTACTTTTAACGAAGACCGATATTAGCCTAAAACTAAAATTACCTGTTCACCAAGAACTTGGTCGTTTGGTAGTCATGAGCTTAAATTTATTTGTTCGTGCCATTGCCTTGAACACTGCGCTTATTCTTGCCGTTAGAGAAGCTACCGCACTTGGTGATAAATACATAGGGGCGCATACCATTGCCATAAACCTATGGCTTTTCTCCGCATTTTTTATAGATGGCTACGGTGCGGCAGGTAATATTATGGGCGGCAGGTTATTAGGGGAACGCAATTATGACGGACTCTGGTTATTGGCTAAAAAGATTACGAAATACGGTCTCATTGTTAGCCTGGTCATTATGGCTTTGGCTACTATTTTCTACAAACCATTGGGTAGCTTATTTTCTAATGAGCCTTTGGTGCTTTCTGCTTTTTACGGCATCTTCTATATTATTATTCTGGGGCTTCCGTTTAATAGCACTGCCTTTGTTTTAGATGGAGTTTTTAAAGGTCTTGGTGAAATGAAATATTTACGAAATACCTTGCTTGTAGCTACTTTTTTAGGCTTTGTGCCCATGCTATTTTTAGGCAAATATCTTCACTGGGGATTAACAGGCATATGGCTTGCTTTCACCGTTTGGATGTTTATTAGAGGTGGTGCATTAGTATGGAAATTCAGAAACAAATTCAAACCTTTATTGCAAAATCCGTAA
- a CDS encoding enoyl-CoA hydratase/isomerase family protein: MVTSRKNGSLYTRIDGKVAHVEFGHPASNSFVSELLERLTDTINELSEDEVVSVILLKSEGEKAFCAGASFDELLEVSNLEEGKAFFSGFAHVINAMRTCKKVIVGRVHGKTVGGGVGLAAACDYVYSNVNASIKLSELSIGIAPLVIAPAVARKIGTAAMGEMSLAPTEWKSAYWAQEKGLFNKVYDSAQEMDKELDFFIHKLASYNADALTEWKKVLWEGTDHWDTLLTERAAITGKLALSDFTRNALSKFKK; encoded by the coding sequence ATGGTCACTTCAAGAAAAAATGGAAGTTTATATACACGAATAGATGGTAAAGTTGCTCATGTAGAGTTTGGGCATCCTGCTAGTAATTCATTCGTTTCTGAACTTCTAGAACGCTTAACAGACACTATTAATGAGCTTTCTGAAGATGAGGTCGTATCTGTTATCCTATTAAAATCTGAAGGAGAAAAAGCTTTTTGTGCCGGTGCTTCTTTTGATGAGTTACTTGAAGTTTCTAATCTTGAAGAAGGTAAAGCATTTTTTAGCGGTTTTGCCCATGTCATTAATGCCATGCGTACGTGTAAAAAGGTAATTGTAGGTCGTGTACATGGTAAAACTGTTGGTGGTGGCGTAGGTCTTGCCGCTGCTTGTGATTATGTGTATTCTAATGTAAATGCATCAATTAAACTATCAGAACTTAGTATTGGTATTGCTCCTTTAGTAATTGCCCCTGCTGTAGCTCGTAAAATAGGTACTGCCGCTATGGGCGAAATGTCTTTAGCACCTACCGAATGGAAAAGCGCATATTGGGCTCAAGAAAAAGGCTTGTTCAATAAAGTGTACGACTCTGCACAAGAAATGGACAAGGAACTTGATTTCTTCATTCACAAATTGGCCAGCTATAATGCTGATGCTTTAACTGAATGGAAGAAAGTTTTATGGGAAGGTACCGACCATTGGGATACCTTATTGACAGAACGCGCAGCGATCACCGGAAAATTAGCCCTTTCTGATTTTACTAGAAACGCTCTGTCAAAATTTAAAAAATAA
- a CDS encoding 6-pyruvoyl trahydropterin synthase family protein: MSNIRITKQFNFETGHALYGYDGKCRNVHGHSYKLSVTVIGRPITDTSHVKLGMVIDFGDLKKIVKEDIVDIFDHSTVFNKNTPHVELAKELTDRGHSVILADYQPTSENMVIDFAAKIKSRLPENISLFSLKLQETDTSFAEWYASDN, translated from the coding sequence ATGAGCAATATTCGTATTACCAAACAATTCAATTTTGAAACGGGACATGCACTTTACGGTTATGACGGTAAATGTAGAAATGTGCACGGTCATAGCTATAAATTATCCGTAACCGTTATTGGCAGACCTATTACAGACACCAGCCACGTAAAATTAGGAATGGTGATAGATTTTGGTGATCTAAAGAAAATAGTCAAAGAAGATATCGTTGATATTTTTGATCATTCTACGGTATTCAATAAAAACACACCTCATGTTGAACTTGCCAAAGAATTAACTGATAGAGGACACAGTGTTATTTTGGCAGATTACCAACCTACTAGTGAGAATATGGTAATCGATTTTGCAGCGAAAATTAAATCTCGCCTTCCAGAGAACATTTCATTATTCTCTTTAAAACTGCAAGAAACAGATACTTCTTTTGCAGAATGGTATGCTAGTGATAATTAA
- a CDS encoding endonuclease/exonuclease/phosphatase family protein, whose protein sequence is MTKHHIYWWNLENLFDVENSPRRSEFLNNHLGKELDGWSAAILDQKIANLTAVISKFNNGEGPDILGVCEVENEYVIELLIDAMSAALNKNYGFVISEGDDKRGIDTALIYDKTKYGPEQQTFSLRIIKKNTTRDLFQVHINTANGNKLVCVLNHWPSRSGGELESEPFRIMVAENLSYWIERIYEEQGDDANIILMGDFNDNPYNKSITAYLKAINNKALVKSNRVRLKYFYNVMHRFLDAQIGTFVFGNEYNMLDQFMISKSILSEKSELPFKLSTAEIIAYPELTSGSYQKPVKFGRPNSSTFNEKGFSDHLPIKMVLNEKDTAV, encoded by the coding sequence ATGACCAAGCATCATATTTACTGGTGGAATCTTGAAAACCTGTTCGATGTAGAAAATTCTCCCAGACGAAGTGAATTTTTAAACAACCACTTGGGTAAGGAACTCGACGGATGGAGTGCTGCTATTCTAGACCAAAAAATAGCCAATCTAACAGCTGTTATTTCAAAATTCAATAACGGTGAAGGTCCAGATATATTGGGTGTTTGTGAGGTAGAAAACGAGTATGTTATTGAGCTACTTATAGATGCCATGAGTGCTGCCTTAAATAAGAACTACGGTTTTGTAATTTCTGAAGGTGATGATAAAAGAGGTATTGACACTGCCCTTATTTATGATAAAACCAAATACGGACCAGAACAGCAAACGTTTAGTCTACGTATTATAAAAAAAAATACGACCAGAGATTTGTTTCAAGTTCATATCAATACTGCCAATGGCAATAAGCTGGTATGTGTACTTAACCATTGGCCATCTAGATCTGGTGGTGAACTCGAAAGCGAGCCATTTAGAATTATGGTTGCCGAAAATTTATCATATTGGATAGAGAGAATTTACGAAGAGCAAGGCGATGATGCCAATATTATATTAATGGGCGATTTTAATGATAACCCATATAACAAGAGTATTACAGCATATTTAAAGGCTATTAATAACAAAGCCTTGGTGAAAAGTAATAGAGTGCGCCTAAAGTACTTCTATAATGTAATGCATAGATTTTTAGATGCTCAAATAGGCACATTCGTATTCGGTAATGAATACAACATGCTTGATCAGTTTATGATTTCTAAAAGTATTTTATCAGAGAAATCAGAATTACCTTTTAAATTAAGTACTGCAGAAATCATTGCCTACCCTGAGCTCACTTCTGGATCTTACCAAAAACCGGTAAAGTTTGGTAGACCAAATTCATCTACATTTAACGAAAAAGGATTTAGTGATCACCTACCAATAAAAATGGTATTGAACGAGAAAGATACTGCCGTTTAA